The DNA window AGGGCAACGGTCATGTGCGGTGCAACTGTGAAAACGCCAAGAGGTTACTCTGGGTGGGTAGTTGGGCACACTCCGTATAAGGAGTGGGGGGCGCACAGGCGCTCCGGGCGGCGTGAGGGTGTTCGCCCGTAGCGGATGGACGGTGCCCGCGCCGCATGGATTGTCAATCCTTGCGGGTAAGAGGTTCCCCATGGGAAGAGGCGGTGCGACACCGCGCGGAGCGCGTCATCAAGGGTGGCGGCGGGCGATGGGCGGGCGTGTCGGGCCGGGCTCGCGTTCGCCGTCGGCGTAGTGACGGCGAGCGTATATGCCTGGCCTGCGGGAACATCGTCTCCCACCATCGGGTTGGAGGAGATGTCGGCTGTTCGGCAGCAGGTTTCCCCGCCGACGCGGGGTGATCCGGACGGATGTCGGCAGTTGGAATGAGCTGTCCCGTCCCGCGGGACTAGCATGCGGAAGGACAGGGAGGGGACCGACCCCTACTTGCCTGACCGCTCTGAGGAGCGATTAACGATGTTCGAGAGGTTCACCGACCGTGCGCGGCGGGTTGTCGTCCTGGCTCAGGAAGAAGCCCGGATGCTCAACCACAACTACATCGGCACCGAGCACATCCTCCTGGGCCTGATCCACGAGGGTGAGGGTGTCGCCGCTAAGGCCCTGGAGAGCCTCGGGATTTCGCTCGAGGCGGTCCGCCAGCAGGTGGAGGAGATCATCGGCCAGGGCCAGCAGGCCCCGTCCGGGCACATCCCCTTCACCCCCCGTGCGAAGAAGGTGCTGGAGCTCTCGCTCCGCGAGGCCCTTCAGCTCGGCCACAACTACATCGGCACCGAGCACATCCTGCTCGGCCTGATCCGCGAGGGCGAGGGCGTCGCCGCCCAGGTCCTCGTGAAGCTGGGCGCCGATCTCAACCGAGTCCGGCAGCAGGTCATCCAGCTGCTCTCCGGCTACCAGGGCAAGGAAGCCGCCACGGCCGGCGGCCCGGCCGAGGGCACGCCCTCGACCTCGCTCGTCCTGGACCAGTTCGGCCGCAACCTGACGCAGGCCGCCCGCGAATCCAAGCTCGACCCGGTCATCGGGCGCGAGAAGGAGATCGAGCGGGTCATGCAGGTCCTGTCCCGCCGTACGAAGAACAACCCGGTCCTCATCGGCGAGCCCGGCGTCGGCAAGACCGCCGTCGTCGAGGGCCTGGCCCAGGCCATCGTCAAGGGCGAGGTGCCCGAGACCCTCAAGGACAAGCACCTCTACACCCTCGACCTCGGCGCCCTGGTCGCCGGCTCCCGCTACCGCGGTGACTTCGAGGAGCGCCTGAAGAAGGTCCTCAAGGAGATCCGCACCCGCGGCGACATCATCCTGTTCATCGACGAGCTCCACACCCTGGTGGGTGCGGGCGCCGCCGAGGGCGCGATCGACGCCGCCAGCATCCTCAAGCCGATGCTGGCCCGCGGCGAGCTGCAGACCATCGGTGCCACCACGCTCGACGAGTACCGCAAGCACCTGGAGAAGGACGCCGCCCTCGAGCGCCGCTTCCAGCCCATCCAGGTCGCGGAGCCCTCGCTGCCGCACACGATCGAGATCCTCAAGGGTCTGCGCGACCGCTACGAGGCCCACCACCGCGTCTCCATCACGGACGAGGCGCTGGTCCAGGCCGCCACGCTCGCCGACCGCTACATCTCCGACCGCTTCCTGCCGGACAAGGCGATCGACCTGATCGACGAGGCCGGCTCCCGGATGCGCATCCGCCGGATGACCGCGCCGCCGGACCTCCGCGAGTTCGACGAGAAGATCGCCGACGTGCGCCGGGAGAAGGAGTCCGCGATCGACTCGCAGGACTTCGAGAAGGCCGCCTCCCTGCGCGACAAGGAGAAGCAGCTCCTCGCCGCGAAGACCAAGCGGGAGAAGGAGTGGAAGGCCGGCGACATGGACGTCGTCGCCGAGGTCGACGGCGAGCTGATCGCCGAGGTCCTCGCCACGGCCACCGGCATCCCGGTCTTCAAGCTGACGGAGGAGGAGTCCTCCCGCCTGCTGCGCATGGAGGACGAGCTGCACAAGCGCGTCATCGGCCAGAAGGACGCCATCAAGGCGCTCTCCCAGGCCATCCGGCGCACCCGTGCGGGCCTCAAGGACCCCAAGCGTCCGGGCGGATCGTTCATCTTCGCCGGCCCCTCGGGTGTCGGTAAGACCGAGCTGTCCAAGACCCTCGCCGAGTTCCTCTTCGGCGACGAGGACGCCCTGATCTCCCTCGACATGTCGGAGTTCAGCGAGAAGCACACCGTCTCGCGCCTCTTCGGCTCGCCCCCCGGCTACGTGGGCTACGAAGAGGGCGGCCAGCTGACGGAGAAGGTCCGCCGCAAGCCGTTCTCGGTGGTCCTGTTCGACGAGGTCGAGAAGGCCCACCCGGACATCTTCAACTCGCTCCTGCAGATCCTGGA is part of the Streptomyces roseifaciens genome and encodes:
- a CDS encoding ATP-dependent Clp protease ATP-binding subunit, with product MFERFTDRARRVVVLAQEEARMLNHNYIGTEHILLGLIHEGEGVAAKALESLGISLEAVRQQVEEIIGQGQQAPSGHIPFTPRAKKVLELSLREALQLGHNYIGTEHILLGLIREGEGVAAQVLVKLGADLNRVRQQVIQLLSGYQGKEAATAGGPAEGTPSTSLVLDQFGRNLTQAARESKLDPVIGREKEIERVMQVLSRRTKNNPVLIGEPGVGKTAVVEGLAQAIVKGEVPETLKDKHLYTLDLGALVAGSRYRGDFEERLKKVLKEIRTRGDIILFIDELHTLVGAGAAEGAIDAASILKPMLARGELQTIGATTLDEYRKHLEKDAALERRFQPIQVAEPSLPHTIEILKGLRDRYEAHHRVSITDEALVQAATLADRYISDRFLPDKAIDLIDEAGSRMRIRRMTAPPDLREFDEKIADVRREKESAIDSQDFEKAASLRDKEKQLLAAKTKREKEWKAGDMDVVAEVDGELIAEVLATATGIPVFKLTEEESSRLLRMEDELHKRVIGQKDAIKALSQAIRRTRAGLKDPKRPGGSFIFAGPSGVGKTELSKTLAEFLFGDEDALISLDMSEFSEKHTVSRLFGSPPGYVGYEEGGQLTEKVRRKPFSVVLFDEVEKAHPDIFNSLLQILEDGRLTDSQGRVVDFKNTVIIMTTNLGTRDISKGFNLGFAAQGDVKTGYERMKAKVNEELKQHFRPEFLNRVDDTVVFHQLTEEDIIQIVDLMVAKVDERLKDRDMGIELSSEAKSLLAKKGYDPILGARPLRRTIQREIEDILSEKILFGELRPGHIVVVGTEGEGEEKKFTFRGEEKSALPDTPPIESAAGGAGPNLSKDA